A genomic region of Balaenoptera acutorostrata chromosome 4, mBalAcu1.1, whole genome shotgun sequence contains the following coding sequences:
- the WDR53 gene encoding WD repeat-containing protein 53: protein MAVKWTGGHSSPLLCLNASQEGLVASGAEGGDLMVWGEDGTPLGHTRFQGADDVASVLFAPSCPTKLYASHGETISILDVRSLKGSLDDFHANEEEINCVSLNETENLLASADDSGTIKILDLENKKVSRSLKRHSNICSSVAFRPQRPQSLVSCGLDMQVMLWNLQKARPLWITNLQEDETEEMEDPQSPGQLLNPALAHSVSVASCGNIFSCGAEDGKIRIFRVMGVKCEQELGFKGHTLGVSHVCFLPESYLLLTGGNDGKIMLWDVSSEVEKKQKSPTKHTHKKKTKRAAYTKQGGNTHASVAGEDEHGKILPKLSIEHGEKVNWLLSTKIKGYQNILVADQTNCISVYPLKEF from the exons ATGGCAGTCAAGTGGACTGGTGGAcattcttctcctcttctctgcctGAATGCAAGTCAAGAAGGGCTAGTGGCTTCTGGAGCAGAAGGTGGAGATCTCATGGTTTGGGGTGAAGATGGGACTCCATTAGGACACACACGCTTCCAAGGGGCAGACGATGTTGCCAGTGTCTTATTcgctccctcctgccccaccaaGCTCTATGCCTCACATGGAGAAACCATTAGCATACTGGATGTCAGGTCTCTCAAAGGATCCTTGGACGATTTTCATGCGAATGAAGAAGAAATCAACTGTGTTTCATTGAATGAAACTGAAAACCTTCTGGCTTCTGCTGATGACTCCGGAACAATCAAAATCCTAGACTTGGAAAATAAGAAAGTTAGCAGATCACTGAAGAGACATTCCAATATCTGTTCTTCTGTAGCTTTTCGGCCTCAAAGACCTCAGAGCCTGGTGTCATGTGGACTGGATATGCAG GTAATGCTGTGGAACCTTCAGAAAGCCCGGCCACTCTGGATTACAAATTTGCAGGAGGATGAAACAGAAGAAATGGAAGACCCACAATCACCTGGTCAGCTTTTAAACCCCGCCCTAGCCCACTCTGTGTCTGTGGCATCATGTGGCAATATTTTTAGTTGCGGTGCAGAAGATGGTAAGATTCGAATCTTTAGGGTGATGGGAGTCAAGTGTGAACAGGAACTGGGATTTAAGGGCCACACCTTAGGGGTATCCCATGTCTGCTTTCTGCCAGAATCCTATTTGCTGCTTACTGGAGGGAATGATGGGAAGATAATGTTGTGGGATGTAAGCAGTGAAGTTGAGAAAAAACAGAAGAGTCCTACAAAACATACCcacaagaagaaaaccaaaagggCAGCTTATACCAAGCAGGGTGGAAACACTCATGCTTCAGTAGCAGGTGAAGACGAACATGGCAAAATTTTACCAAAGTTAAGTATTGAACATGGAGAAAAAGTGAACTGGCTCTTGAGTACAAAAATAAAGGGATACCAAAATATACTGGTAGCTGATCAAACTAATTGTATATCTGTATATcccttaaaagaattttaa